aataTGATAGATTTTGATCGATagattattaataataaatttcaaaatttctctttcactcttctttttgtttactTAATATTGGCGATACAGTTACCGAAAAAGAAATCAGACAATGGTttgtaaatcaaaatttgttcaattaatGACAaggaataatttttcatttttcatcatcatcaccatcacttTTCAGGTATAAAGGATTCAAAAAAGATTGTCCAAATGGACAGCTGACCGAACAGGTGAAGaagcagatttttttttttaaatctgaATTATAACTATTAATcgttattgtcattattgtGATGAAATAATTAGGGATTCTTACGGATATATAAgcaattttttccacatgGAGATCCATCGAAATTTGCCTCACTTGTATTTCGTGTATTTGATGAGAATAAAGTAAGTGTTGGATGgtgattatcaatcatcatttagtgtaatgatgatttgatttgataatttcatctcctttttttaatatttgatgacactcgatcatcattaaataatcattttgtaatacgaaaaacaaaacaaaaggaTGGCTCAATCGaatttgaagaatttatCAAAGCATTATCGGTTACGTCAAGAGGAAATCTGGAAGAGAAATTAGTTTGTAAGTTGtgataattcaaatgatcaaatgatcaaatgatcaaatgattgattgattggtctATTTCACAATGGTAAACCATTAATTTTAGGGGCGTTCAAATTATACGATGTTGACAATGATGGATATATAACAAGAGAAGAGATGTATAATATTGTCGATGCTATATATCAAATGTTGGGCAATCAAGCAAAAATATCGGATGAAGAGGATGAGAACCCTAAAGAACGTGTAGATCGTATATTTGAACAGCTTGATAaggtaatgataattttcactttcaaattcattcattcagttagTCAGTCAGTTAAACacaatgggaaaaaaaacagataaaatctaattcaatttacacacacagacactcACTGGAAACAATGCTTAGTGAAAGTGTATGATGAGGAATGATgcattcttttttgttcgaaagcattgaacatgaaaaataaagttaatgaatttttttctattttttttcaaaaaaatcgtctttcaatcaatttttttcagaatcaGGATAATAAGCTTACGCTTGAAGAATTTAAAGAAGGCTCAAAACAAGATCCAAAGATTGTGCAGGCACTTTCACTATATGCTCCTtagcatcaacaacaaacatccTTATCCCCTGAAGAAAATTGGTTTggttccgtttttttttcgttcactcttcatcgtcatcatttttggctATCAAAATGtatttcatcatgattcatttcattgctaaacgaaaaagaagaagcggatatttattggaaaaatgttTAGCAAAacgttgttgatgttgttgtacagttaaattcacaatcaaaattttttctcaccaCTCACTGATGCTTTATAGTGCACACACTGCTATCTGAATTTAGATCTTTATATAAAAAGCGAAAacttgcatttttttttcttcatctctTCATTCTCCAAGGTTTTTGAATATTGTGTCttgatcttcatcattcTTGTCAACACTATTTACactatttataaataaaaaaaaatataatattaATTCACATcccataaaaaaacaaataaaacttaatacacatcatcaatcaattttatgcATTATaatatcaattcaaatcaatcacacacgcacacacagacaaacaaatggaaaatttgtaTGCAAACAGTTcccaaacagaaaaaaattctttcttaATCACTCATCATTTTACTGTCAAATATTaaaaagtgaatttttttttttggaaaaaatcaatgattcaccaatcaatcaaaaatttattttgtcccaatcatttttttgtaaacAAATTGCTGAAACAGAAAtaatgtgaaaatgaatcttGCCTGGAATAATAAAagcaataaataaaatccgtgtgtgtgtgtgtgtggaaaacAATGTGttataatttcatttaaaaagctatttcaacaaatacaaccatcatgatcatgataataatcatcaattattaatgaatatataGTAGCCTGtgttatataaatataaatataaatactatactattattacatttgaattgatacgatttatttacaaaataGGAGATTCCCGGGTTATTTTGTAGATCATTATCCGGAaactattgttgttgttcgtgtCAATAACAATGgtgaatgagaatgaaaagaaaagaaaagaaaggagaaaaaacattgaatgaacgTGTGtgttcaacacacacacatcaattTTCTAAGTGTGTCTATAGACCAAACAATCGAGAACCGAATctctaaatgatgattatcgtgGTGAACTTACTGCTATATTAGACGATCACAAAATACAACAACTACTAAACATTCATATTACATCTTTAGATGTtgttaggaaaaaaaatttgattcgcTTCTTGTTCAACAAtggagagagaaagagagagagagagagtgactattgaatcgaataataataaccaacaacaacaacaacagcagcagcaatgacaatgggaaaaaaaagtaaaactTACCCGACAAACGTTGAatgtttgctgttgttgttgttgttgttgtcggctGTGTTCTATTaaatgacatttttatttgatatgttgttgtcgatgatgataataccaGAACAACACGgcaaaacacaaacacaattgtgaatttgatccatgaattttattttcttttttatttagtTTCGTTTAGTCAAAAGAtgagaatcgaaaaaattctttaaggACAACAAAAACTGATCAAaataccacacacacacacatatttgtTTAGTAGTGTAGTTTCTTGTATttgagaaaataataaaatcgtAAATCTAATCGTAGAATATTCTTTGTTTGTCTCTCCATGAATGAGAGaattccaataaaaaaaagtagacggtaaaacattattattcggtgagaataaaagaaaatgaagaataaagtatgcaaaaaacaaaacaaaacaaaacaaaacttatTAAGCATTGTTGCCGAAGAATCGAAAATCTTATTGGaaacgaatcgaatcgaataaaaataatgaacactagaattcaaataaaataaaaacacacgAATAGTGAAATGGAaatcatcgttgtcgtcgtcgtcgtcgtcgacaATAAGGATAATAAAAAAGTAaataacaatcaaacaaacaaacaacagcaacaacaacaacaaaaataaaaagatcaaaacgaaacgataaaataaaattggacCAAGTATTTTCTGGCGGTTTTTTACTATCATCTGCTATGTTGTCATATTATATTCTAtggaaaggaaaaaatagaATGTTCGAAATCGATAGAATCGATTATTTGCTACTCATGGTCGATTCTATGGAtgattaacttttttttaaaaatcaatttaccaatatttttcttattttataattgtaattat
This is a stretch of genomic DNA from Dermatophagoides farinae isolate YC_2012a chromosome 2, ASM2471394v1, whole genome shotgun sequence. It encodes these proteins:
- the LOC124499626 gene encoding frequenin-1: MGKKNSKLNSEMVQKLTKDTYFTEKEIRQWYKGFKKDCPNGQLTEQGFLRIYKQFFPHGDPSKFASLVFRVFDENKDGSIEFEEFIKALSVTSRGNLEEKLVWAFKLYDVDNDGYITREEMYNIVDAIYQMLGNQAKISDEEDENPKERVDRIFEQLDKNQDNKLTLEEFKEGSKQDPKIVQALSLYAP